In Prunus dulcis chromosome 1, ALMONDv2, whole genome shotgun sequence, the following are encoded in one genomic region:
- the LOC117614536 gene encoding endochitinase EP3-like, which yields MAQIIVPSNIFLTLIIVAAAVAGSVEAQSPSTSDVSVADIVTPEFFNGIIGQADASCVGKNFYSRATFLEALKSYDQFGKIGSIDDSKREIAAFFAHVTHETFHFCYIEEIDGPSKDYCDESNTQYPCKPNKGYYGRGPIQLSWNPNYGRAGESIGFDGLNSPETAANDPIISFKTALWYWMNSVRPVIGEGFGATIRAINGALECDGGNPATVQKRVEYFTEYCNQLGIAPGDNLSC from the exons ATGGCTCAAATCATTGTACCCAGCAACATATTTCTAACCCTTATTATTGTAGCTGCAGCTGTAGCTGGGTCTGTGGAGGCTCAAAGCCCGAGCACAAGCGACGTGTCGGTGGCTGATATCGTCACGCCTGAATTCTTCAACGGCATAATTGGCCAGGCCGATGCAAGCTGTGTCGGCAAGAACTTTTATTCCCGAGCTACCTTTCTTGAGGCTCTCAAGTCTTATGATCAGTTCGGTAAGATTGGTTCCATTGATGACTCTAAGCGTGAGATTGCTGCCTTCTTTGCCCATGTCACCCATGAGACTTTTC ATTTCTGCTACATAGAAGAGATAGATGGACCCTCAAAGGACTACTGTGATGAGAGCAACACACAATATCCATGCAAGCCGAACAAGGGCTACTACGGGCGTGGACCAATCCAACTATCATGGAACCCCAACTACGGGCGAGCTGGAGAAAGCATTGGCTTCGACGGATTAAACTCTCCAGAAACCGCTGCCAATGACCCCATCATCTCCTTCAAGACGGCGTTGTGGTATTGGATGAACAGCGTCCGACCGGTCATCGGAGAAGGTTTCGGTGCAACAATACGAGCCATTAATGGTGCCCTTGAATGTGATGGTGGAAACCCTGCTACTGTTCAGAAACGTGTTGAGTATTTCACTGAATATTGTAACCAACTTGGTATTGCTCCCGGGGACAATCTCAGTTGCTAG